The following coding sequences are from one Bos mutus isolate GX-2022 chromosome 22, NWIPB_WYAK_1.1, whole genome shotgun sequence window:
- the SEMA3B gene encoding semaphorin-3B isoform X3: protein MGRAEAAAMIPGLALLWAAGLGGAAPSTPRLRLSFQELQARHGLRTFRLERTCCYEALLLDEERGRLFVGAENHVASLSLDNISKRAKKLAWPARVEWREECNWAGKDIGTECMNFVKLLHAYNHTHLLACGTGAFHPICAFVEVGQRLEEPMLRLDPRRLEDGKGKSPYDPRHRAASVLVGEELYSGVAADLMGRDFTIFRSLGQRPSLRTEPHDSRWLNEPKFIKVFWIPESENPDDDKIYFFFRESAVEATPALGRLSVSRVGQICRNDVGGQRSLVNKWTTFLKARLVCSVPGAEGDTNFDQLQDVFLLSSRDRWTPLLYAVFSTSSIFQGSAVCVYSMNDVRRAFLGPFAHKEGPMHQWVSYQGRVPYPRPGMCPSKTFGTFSSTKDFPDDVIQFARNHPLMYNSVLPIGGRPLFQQVGAGYTFTQITADRVAAADGYYDVLFIGTDAGTVLKVISVPKGGWPNAEGLLLEELHMFEDSAAVTSMQISSKRHQLYVASRSGVAQIPLHRCAAHGRACAECCLARDPYCAWDGAKCTRFQPSAKRRFRRQDVRNGDPSTLCSGDSSHPVLLEQKVLGVEGGSAFLECEARSLQAHVEWTFQRAGESAYTQQVPAEERAERTRRGLLLRRLRRGDSGLYLCAAVEQGFSQPLRRLALHVLSAAQAERLARTEDTAPVAPPGPKLWYRDFLQLVEPGGGGANSLRMCRPQPAPRPQVPESRRKGRNRRTHAPELRAERGPRSAADW from the exons ATGGGGCGGGCCGAGGCTGCCGCCATGATCCCGGGCCTGGCCCTGCTCTGGGCGGCAGGGCTGGGGGGTGCTGCCCCCAGCACCCCACGCCTCCGCCTCTCCTTCCAAG AGCTCCAGGCCCGGCACGGTCTCCGGACCTTCAGGCTGGAGAGGACCTGCTGCTATGAAGCGCTGCTGCTCGATGAGGAACGTGGGCGCCTGTTTGTGGGCGCCGAGAACCATGTGGCCTCCCTCAGCCTGGACAACATTAGCAAGAGGGCCAAGAAG CTGGCCTGGCCGGCCCGTGTTGAATGGCGAGAGGAGTGCAACTGGGCCGGGAAGGACATTGGC ACCGAGTGCATGAACTTCGTGAAGTTGCTCCATGCCTACAACCATACCCACTTGCTGGCCTGTGGCACAGGGGCCTTCCACCCAATCTGTGCATTTGTGGAGGTGGGCCAGCGGCTGGAG GAGCCCATGCTCCGGCTGGACCCTCGAAGGCTGGAGGATGGCAAGGGCAAGAGTCCTTATGACCCCAGGCATCGGGCTGCCTCCGTGCTGGTGG GGGAAGAACTGTACTCGGGGGTAGCTGCGGACCTCATGGGCCGGGACTTCACCATCTTCCGCAGCCTGGGCCAGCGTCCAAGTCTCCGGACAGAGCCGCACGACTCCCGCTGGCTCAACG AGCCCAAGTTTATCAAGGTCTTTTGGATCCCGGAGAGTGAGAACCCAGATGATGACAAGATCTACTTCTTCTTCCGTGAGTCGGCGGTGGAGGCCACGCCGGCACTGGGACGCCTGTCTGTGTCCCGCGTTGGCCAGATCTGCAGG AACGACGTGGGTGGCCAGCGCAGCCTGGTCAACAAGTGGACAACGTTCCTGAAGGCGCGGCTGGTGTGCTCGGTGCCCGGTGCAGAGGGCGATACGAACTTTGACCAGCTCC AGGACGTGTTCCTGTTGTCCTCGCGAGATCGCTGGACCCCACTGCTCTATGCTGTCTTCTCCACATCCAG CATCTTCCAGGGTTCTGCCGTGTGCGTGTACAGCATGAATGATGTACGCCGGGCCTTCCTGGGACCCTTTGCACACAAGGAGGGGCCCATGCACCAGTGGGTGTCCTACCAGGGACGTGTCCCCTACCCCCGACCTGGCATG tgcCCCAGCAAGACTTTTGGCACCTTCAGTTCCACCAAGGACTTTCCTGATGATGTCATCCAGTTTGCCCGGAACCACCCCCTCATGTACAATTCGGTCCTGCCCATCGGTGGGCGCCCTCTCTTCCAACAAGTGGGCGCCGGGTACACCTTCACCCAGATCACTGCAGACCGTGTCGCAGCTGCTGATGGATACTACGATGTCCTCTTCATCGGCACAG ATGCAGGCACAGTGCTGAAGGTGATCTCCGTCCCCAAGGGCGGCTGGCCAAATGCTGAGGGGCTGCTCCTGGAGGAATTACACATGTTTGAG GACTCAGCTGCTGTCACCAGCATGCAAATCTCCTCTAAGAGG CACCAACTGTACGTAGCCTCTCGCAGCGGGGTGGCCCAGATCCCGTTGCACCGCTGCGCTGCCCACGGCCGTGCCTGTGCCGAATGCTGCCTGGCACGTGACCCCTACTGTGCCTGGGATGGGGCCAAGTGCACTCGCTTCCAGCCCAGTGCCAAGAG GCGGTTCCGACGGCAGGACGTAAGGAACGGCGACCCCAGCACACTGTGTTCCGGGG ACTCATCCCACCCTGTGCTGCTGGAGCAGAAGGTGCTGGGTGTGGAGGGAGGTAGCGCCTTCCTGGAGTGTGAGGCCCGCTCGCTGCAGGCGCACGTGGAGTGGACCTTCCAGCGCGCGGGGGAGTCGGCCTACACTCAG CAGGTGCCTGCGGAGGAGCGAGCTGAGCGCACGAGGAGGGGATTGCTGCTGCGCCGGCTGCGGCGTGGGGACTCCGGCTTGTACCTGTGTGCAGCGGTGGAGCAGGGCTTTTCGCAGCCACTGCGTCGCCTAGCGCTGCACGTGCTGAGTGCAGCACAGGCTGAAAGACTGGCTCGGACCGAGGATACTGCGCCAGTCGCCCCGCCGGGCCCCAAGCTCTGGTACCGGGACTTTCTGCAGCTGGTGGAGCCCGGTGGTGGTGGTGCGAACTCCCTGCGAATGTGTCGCCCTCAGCCCGCGCCGCGCCCACAGGTCCCTGAGTCAAGGAGAAAGGGCCGCAACCGGAGGACACACGCCCCAGAGCTGCGGGCTGAGCGGGGCCCACGCAGCGCAGCGGACTGGTGA
- the SEMA3B gene encoding semaphorin-3B isoform X4 → MGRAEAAAMIPGLALLWAAGLGGAAPSTPRLRLSFQELQARHGLRTFRLERTCCYEALLLDEERGRLFVGAENHVASLSLDNISKRAKKLAWPARVEWREECNWAGKDIGTECMNFVKLLHAYNHTHLLACGTGAFHPICAFVEVGQRLEEPMLRLDPRRLEDGKGKSPYDPRHRAASVLVGEELYSGVAADLMGRDFTIFRSLGQRPSLRTEPHDSRWLNEPKFIKVFWIPESENPDDDKIYFFFRESAVEATPALGRLSVSRVGQICRNDVGGQRSLVNKWTTFLKARLVCSVPGAEGDTNFDQLQDVFLLSSRDRWTPLLYAVFSTSSIFQGSAVCVYSMNDVRRAFLGPFAHKEGPMHQWVSYQGRVPYPRPGMCPSKTFGTFSSTKDFPDDVIQFARNHPLMYNSVLPIGGRPLFQQVGAGYTFTQITADRVAAADGYYDVLFIGTDAGTVLKVISVPKGGWPNAEGLLLEELHMFEDSAAVTSMQISSKRHQLYVASRSGVAQIPLHRCAAHGRACAECCLARDPYCAWDGAKCTRFQPSAKRRFRRQDVRNGDPSTLCSGDSSHPVLLEQKVLGVEGGSAFLECEARSLQAHVEWTFQRAGESAYTQVPAEERAERTRRGLLLRRLRRGDSGLYLCAAVEQGFSQPLRRLALHVLSAAQAERLARTEDTAPVAPPGPKLWYRDFLQLVEPGGGGANSLRMCRPQPAPRPQVPESRRKGRNRRTHAPELRAERGPRSAADW, encoded by the exons ATGGGGCGGGCCGAGGCTGCCGCCATGATCCCGGGCCTGGCCCTGCTCTGGGCGGCAGGGCTGGGGGGTGCTGCCCCCAGCACCCCACGCCTCCGCCTCTCCTTCCAAG AGCTCCAGGCCCGGCACGGTCTCCGGACCTTCAGGCTGGAGAGGACCTGCTGCTATGAAGCGCTGCTGCTCGATGAGGAACGTGGGCGCCTGTTTGTGGGCGCCGAGAACCATGTGGCCTCCCTCAGCCTGGACAACATTAGCAAGAGGGCCAAGAAG CTGGCCTGGCCGGCCCGTGTTGAATGGCGAGAGGAGTGCAACTGGGCCGGGAAGGACATTGGC ACCGAGTGCATGAACTTCGTGAAGTTGCTCCATGCCTACAACCATACCCACTTGCTGGCCTGTGGCACAGGGGCCTTCCACCCAATCTGTGCATTTGTGGAGGTGGGCCAGCGGCTGGAG GAGCCCATGCTCCGGCTGGACCCTCGAAGGCTGGAGGATGGCAAGGGCAAGAGTCCTTATGACCCCAGGCATCGGGCTGCCTCCGTGCTGGTGG GGGAAGAACTGTACTCGGGGGTAGCTGCGGACCTCATGGGCCGGGACTTCACCATCTTCCGCAGCCTGGGCCAGCGTCCAAGTCTCCGGACAGAGCCGCACGACTCCCGCTGGCTCAACG AGCCCAAGTTTATCAAGGTCTTTTGGATCCCGGAGAGTGAGAACCCAGATGATGACAAGATCTACTTCTTCTTCCGTGAGTCGGCGGTGGAGGCCACGCCGGCACTGGGACGCCTGTCTGTGTCCCGCGTTGGCCAGATCTGCAGG AACGACGTGGGTGGCCAGCGCAGCCTGGTCAACAAGTGGACAACGTTCCTGAAGGCGCGGCTGGTGTGCTCGGTGCCCGGTGCAGAGGGCGATACGAACTTTGACCAGCTCC AGGACGTGTTCCTGTTGTCCTCGCGAGATCGCTGGACCCCACTGCTCTATGCTGTCTTCTCCACATCCAG CATCTTCCAGGGTTCTGCCGTGTGCGTGTACAGCATGAATGATGTACGCCGGGCCTTCCTGGGACCCTTTGCACACAAGGAGGGGCCCATGCACCAGTGGGTGTCCTACCAGGGACGTGTCCCCTACCCCCGACCTGGCATG tgcCCCAGCAAGACTTTTGGCACCTTCAGTTCCACCAAGGACTTTCCTGATGATGTCATCCAGTTTGCCCGGAACCACCCCCTCATGTACAATTCGGTCCTGCCCATCGGTGGGCGCCCTCTCTTCCAACAAGTGGGCGCCGGGTACACCTTCACCCAGATCACTGCAGACCGTGTCGCAGCTGCTGATGGATACTACGATGTCCTCTTCATCGGCACAG ATGCAGGCACAGTGCTGAAGGTGATCTCCGTCCCCAAGGGCGGCTGGCCAAATGCTGAGGGGCTGCTCCTGGAGGAATTACACATGTTTGAG GACTCAGCTGCTGTCACCAGCATGCAAATCTCCTCTAAGAGG CACCAACTGTACGTAGCCTCTCGCAGCGGGGTGGCCCAGATCCCGTTGCACCGCTGCGCTGCCCACGGCCGTGCCTGTGCCGAATGCTGCCTGGCACGTGACCCCTACTGTGCCTGGGATGGGGCCAAGTGCACTCGCTTCCAGCCCAGTGCCAAGAG GCGGTTCCGACGGCAGGACGTAAGGAACGGCGACCCCAGCACACTGTGTTCCGGGG ACTCATCCCACCCTGTGCTGCTGGAGCAGAAGGTGCTGGGTGTGGAGGGAGGTAGCGCCTTCCTGGAGTGTGAGGCCCGCTCGCTGCAGGCGCACGTGGAGTGGACCTTCCAGCGCGCGGGGGAGTCGGCCTACACTCAG GTGCCTGCGGAGGAGCGAGCTGAGCGCACGAGGAGGGGATTGCTGCTGCGCCGGCTGCGGCGTGGGGACTCCGGCTTGTACCTGTGTGCAGCGGTGGAGCAGGGCTTTTCGCAGCCACTGCGTCGCCTAGCGCTGCACGTGCTGAGTGCAGCACAGGCTGAAAGACTGGCTCGGACCGAGGATACTGCGCCAGTCGCCCCGCCGGGCCCCAAGCTCTGGTACCGGGACTTTCTGCAGCTGGTGGAGCCCGGTGGTGGTGGTGCGAACTCCCTGCGAATGTGTCGCCCTCAGCCCGCGCCGCGCCCACAGGTCCCTGAGTCAAGGAGAAAGGGCCGCAACCGGAGGACACACGCCCCAGAGCTGCGGGCTGAGCGGGGCCCACGCAGCGCAGCGGACTGGTGA
- the LSMEM2 gene encoding leucine-rich single-pass membrane protein 2, whose protein sequence is MSEETQEDTAALTRSRAPLAPSHEQEVRLHRVESISDLHNGGPLCPYLAEEGQPWGELLGVLPPALCAQTGCGPVHSRGAFLLLLALLVLICLALAVLAVYLSVLQSESLRVLAHTLRTQEEVLLKLRLASLSQLRRLNSSEAQAPS, encoded by the exons ATGTCAGAGGAGACCCAGGAAG ACACCGCGGCACTGACGAGGAGCCGGGCGCCGCTGGCTCCCAGCCACGAGCAGGAGGTGCGCCTGCACCGGGTGGAGTCCATCAGCGACCTACACAACGGCG GTCCGCTGTGCCCCTACCTGGCCGAGGAGGGGCAGCCGTGGGGTGAACTGCTGGGCGTCCTACCGCCCGCACTGTGCGCCCAGACCGGCTGCGGCCCGGTACACAGCCGCGgggccttcctgctgctgctcgcGCTGCTGGTGCTCATCTGCCTGGCACTGGCCGTGCTGGCCGTCTACCTGAGTG TGCTGCAAAGCGAATCCCTCCGCGTGCTGGCGCACACTCTGCGAACCCAGGAGGAGGTGCTGCTCAAACTCCGGCTCGCCAGCCTCAGCCAGCTGCGGAGGCTCAACTCCAGCGAGGCCCAAGCGCCCAGCTGA
- the SEMA3B gene encoding semaphorin-3B isoform X2, translated as MGRAEAAAMIPGLALLWAAGLGGAAPSTPRLRLSFQELQARHGLRTFRLERTCCYEALLLDEERGRLFVGAENHVASLSLDNISKRAKKLAWPARVEWREECNWAGKDIGTECMNFVKLLHAYNHTHLLACGTGAFHPICAFVEVGQRLEEPMLRLDPRRLEDGKGKSPYDPRHRAASVLVGEELYSGVAADLMGRDFTIFRSLGQRPSLRTEPHDSRWLNEPKFIKVFWIPESENPDDDKIYFFFRESAVEATPALGRLSVSRVGQICRNDVGGQRSLVNKWTTFLKARLVCSVPGAEGDTNFDQLQDVFLLSSRDRWTPLLYAVFSTSSSIFQGSAVCVYSMNDVRRAFLGPFAHKEGPMHQWVSYQGRVPYPRPGMCPSKTFGTFSSTKDFPDDVIQFARNHPLMYNSVLPIGGRPLFQQVGAGYTFTQITADRVAAADGYYDVLFIGTDAGTVLKVISVPKGGWPNAEGLLLEELHMFEDSAAVTSMQISSKRHQLYVASRSGVAQIPLHRCAAHGRACAECCLARDPYCAWDGAKCTRFQPSAKRRFRRQDVRNGDPSTLCSGDSSHPVLLEQKVLGVEGGSAFLECEARSLQAHVEWTFQRAGESAYTQVPAEERAERTRRGLLLRRLRRGDSGLYLCAAVEQGFSQPLRRLALHVLSAAQAERLARTEDTAPVAPPGPKLWYRDFLQLVEPGGGGANSLRMCRPQPAPRPQVPESRRKGRNRRTHAPELRAERGPRSAADW; from the exons ATGGGGCGGGCCGAGGCTGCCGCCATGATCCCGGGCCTGGCCCTGCTCTGGGCGGCAGGGCTGGGGGGTGCTGCCCCCAGCACCCCACGCCTCCGCCTCTCCTTCCAAG AGCTCCAGGCCCGGCACGGTCTCCGGACCTTCAGGCTGGAGAGGACCTGCTGCTATGAAGCGCTGCTGCTCGATGAGGAACGTGGGCGCCTGTTTGTGGGCGCCGAGAACCATGTGGCCTCCCTCAGCCTGGACAACATTAGCAAGAGGGCCAAGAAG CTGGCCTGGCCGGCCCGTGTTGAATGGCGAGAGGAGTGCAACTGGGCCGGGAAGGACATTGGC ACCGAGTGCATGAACTTCGTGAAGTTGCTCCATGCCTACAACCATACCCACTTGCTGGCCTGTGGCACAGGGGCCTTCCACCCAATCTGTGCATTTGTGGAGGTGGGCCAGCGGCTGGAG GAGCCCATGCTCCGGCTGGACCCTCGAAGGCTGGAGGATGGCAAGGGCAAGAGTCCTTATGACCCCAGGCATCGGGCTGCCTCCGTGCTGGTGG GGGAAGAACTGTACTCGGGGGTAGCTGCGGACCTCATGGGCCGGGACTTCACCATCTTCCGCAGCCTGGGCCAGCGTCCAAGTCTCCGGACAGAGCCGCACGACTCCCGCTGGCTCAACG AGCCCAAGTTTATCAAGGTCTTTTGGATCCCGGAGAGTGAGAACCCAGATGATGACAAGATCTACTTCTTCTTCCGTGAGTCGGCGGTGGAGGCCACGCCGGCACTGGGACGCCTGTCTGTGTCCCGCGTTGGCCAGATCTGCAGG AACGACGTGGGTGGCCAGCGCAGCCTGGTCAACAAGTGGACAACGTTCCTGAAGGCGCGGCTGGTGTGCTCGGTGCCCGGTGCAGAGGGCGATACGAACTTTGACCAGCTCC AGGACGTGTTCCTGTTGTCCTCGCGAGATCGCTGGACCCCACTGCTCTATGCTGTCTTCTCCACATCCAG CAGCATCTTCCAGGGTTCTGCCGTGTGCGTGTACAGCATGAATGATGTACGCCGGGCCTTCCTGGGACCCTTTGCACACAAGGAGGGGCCCATGCACCAGTGGGTGTCCTACCAGGGACGTGTCCCCTACCCCCGACCTGGCATG tgcCCCAGCAAGACTTTTGGCACCTTCAGTTCCACCAAGGACTTTCCTGATGATGTCATCCAGTTTGCCCGGAACCACCCCCTCATGTACAATTCGGTCCTGCCCATCGGTGGGCGCCCTCTCTTCCAACAAGTGGGCGCCGGGTACACCTTCACCCAGATCACTGCAGACCGTGTCGCAGCTGCTGATGGATACTACGATGTCCTCTTCATCGGCACAG ATGCAGGCACAGTGCTGAAGGTGATCTCCGTCCCCAAGGGCGGCTGGCCAAATGCTGAGGGGCTGCTCCTGGAGGAATTACACATGTTTGAG GACTCAGCTGCTGTCACCAGCATGCAAATCTCCTCTAAGAGG CACCAACTGTACGTAGCCTCTCGCAGCGGGGTGGCCCAGATCCCGTTGCACCGCTGCGCTGCCCACGGCCGTGCCTGTGCCGAATGCTGCCTGGCACGTGACCCCTACTGTGCCTGGGATGGGGCCAAGTGCACTCGCTTCCAGCCCAGTGCCAAGAG GCGGTTCCGACGGCAGGACGTAAGGAACGGCGACCCCAGCACACTGTGTTCCGGGG ACTCATCCCACCCTGTGCTGCTGGAGCAGAAGGTGCTGGGTGTGGAGGGAGGTAGCGCCTTCCTGGAGTGTGAGGCCCGCTCGCTGCAGGCGCACGTGGAGTGGACCTTCCAGCGCGCGGGGGAGTCGGCCTACACTCAG GTGCCTGCGGAGGAGCGAGCTGAGCGCACGAGGAGGGGATTGCTGCTGCGCCGGCTGCGGCGTGGGGACTCCGGCTTGTACCTGTGTGCAGCGGTGGAGCAGGGCTTTTCGCAGCCACTGCGTCGCCTAGCGCTGCACGTGCTGAGTGCAGCACAGGCTGAAAGACTGGCTCGGACCGAGGATACTGCGCCAGTCGCCCCGCCGGGCCCCAAGCTCTGGTACCGGGACTTTCTGCAGCTGGTGGAGCCCGGTGGTGGTGGTGCGAACTCCCTGCGAATGTGTCGCCCTCAGCCCGCGCCGCGCCCACAGGTCCCTGAGTCAAGGAGAAAGGGCCGCAACCGGAGGACACACGCCCCAGAGCTGCGGGCTGAGCGGGGCCCACGCAGCGCAGCGGACTGGTGA
- the SEMA3B gene encoding semaphorin-3B isoform X1 → MGRAEAAAMIPGLALLWAAGLGGAAPSTPRLRLSFQELQARHGLRTFRLERTCCYEALLLDEERGRLFVGAENHVASLSLDNISKRAKKLAWPARVEWREECNWAGKDIGTECMNFVKLLHAYNHTHLLACGTGAFHPICAFVEVGQRLEEPMLRLDPRRLEDGKGKSPYDPRHRAASVLVGEELYSGVAADLMGRDFTIFRSLGQRPSLRTEPHDSRWLNEPKFIKVFWIPESENPDDDKIYFFFRESAVEATPALGRLSVSRVGQICRNDVGGQRSLVNKWTTFLKARLVCSVPGAEGDTNFDQLQDVFLLSSRDRWTPLLYAVFSTSSSIFQGSAVCVYSMNDVRRAFLGPFAHKEGPMHQWVSYQGRVPYPRPGMCPSKTFGTFSSTKDFPDDVIQFARNHPLMYNSVLPIGGRPLFQQVGAGYTFTQITADRVAAADGYYDVLFIGTDAGTVLKVISVPKGGWPNAEGLLLEELHMFEDSAAVTSMQISSKRHQLYVASRSGVAQIPLHRCAAHGRACAECCLARDPYCAWDGAKCTRFQPSAKRRFRRQDVRNGDPSTLCSGDSSHPVLLEQKVLGVEGGSAFLECEARSLQAHVEWTFQRAGESAYTQQVPAEERAERTRRGLLLRRLRRGDSGLYLCAAVEQGFSQPLRRLALHVLSAAQAERLARTEDTAPVAPPGPKLWYRDFLQLVEPGGGGANSLRMCRPQPAPRPQVPESRRKGRNRRTHAPELRAERGPRSAADW, encoded by the exons ATGGGGCGGGCCGAGGCTGCCGCCATGATCCCGGGCCTGGCCCTGCTCTGGGCGGCAGGGCTGGGGGGTGCTGCCCCCAGCACCCCACGCCTCCGCCTCTCCTTCCAAG AGCTCCAGGCCCGGCACGGTCTCCGGACCTTCAGGCTGGAGAGGACCTGCTGCTATGAAGCGCTGCTGCTCGATGAGGAACGTGGGCGCCTGTTTGTGGGCGCCGAGAACCATGTGGCCTCCCTCAGCCTGGACAACATTAGCAAGAGGGCCAAGAAG CTGGCCTGGCCGGCCCGTGTTGAATGGCGAGAGGAGTGCAACTGGGCCGGGAAGGACATTGGC ACCGAGTGCATGAACTTCGTGAAGTTGCTCCATGCCTACAACCATACCCACTTGCTGGCCTGTGGCACAGGGGCCTTCCACCCAATCTGTGCATTTGTGGAGGTGGGCCAGCGGCTGGAG GAGCCCATGCTCCGGCTGGACCCTCGAAGGCTGGAGGATGGCAAGGGCAAGAGTCCTTATGACCCCAGGCATCGGGCTGCCTCCGTGCTGGTGG GGGAAGAACTGTACTCGGGGGTAGCTGCGGACCTCATGGGCCGGGACTTCACCATCTTCCGCAGCCTGGGCCAGCGTCCAAGTCTCCGGACAGAGCCGCACGACTCCCGCTGGCTCAACG AGCCCAAGTTTATCAAGGTCTTTTGGATCCCGGAGAGTGAGAACCCAGATGATGACAAGATCTACTTCTTCTTCCGTGAGTCGGCGGTGGAGGCCACGCCGGCACTGGGACGCCTGTCTGTGTCCCGCGTTGGCCAGATCTGCAGG AACGACGTGGGTGGCCAGCGCAGCCTGGTCAACAAGTGGACAACGTTCCTGAAGGCGCGGCTGGTGTGCTCGGTGCCCGGTGCAGAGGGCGATACGAACTTTGACCAGCTCC AGGACGTGTTCCTGTTGTCCTCGCGAGATCGCTGGACCCCACTGCTCTATGCTGTCTTCTCCACATCCAG CAGCATCTTCCAGGGTTCTGCCGTGTGCGTGTACAGCATGAATGATGTACGCCGGGCCTTCCTGGGACCCTTTGCACACAAGGAGGGGCCCATGCACCAGTGGGTGTCCTACCAGGGACGTGTCCCCTACCCCCGACCTGGCATG tgcCCCAGCAAGACTTTTGGCACCTTCAGTTCCACCAAGGACTTTCCTGATGATGTCATCCAGTTTGCCCGGAACCACCCCCTCATGTACAATTCGGTCCTGCCCATCGGTGGGCGCCCTCTCTTCCAACAAGTGGGCGCCGGGTACACCTTCACCCAGATCACTGCAGACCGTGTCGCAGCTGCTGATGGATACTACGATGTCCTCTTCATCGGCACAG ATGCAGGCACAGTGCTGAAGGTGATCTCCGTCCCCAAGGGCGGCTGGCCAAATGCTGAGGGGCTGCTCCTGGAGGAATTACACATGTTTGAG GACTCAGCTGCTGTCACCAGCATGCAAATCTCCTCTAAGAGG CACCAACTGTACGTAGCCTCTCGCAGCGGGGTGGCCCAGATCCCGTTGCACCGCTGCGCTGCCCACGGCCGTGCCTGTGCCGAATGCTGCCTGGCACGTGACCCCTACTGTGCCTGGGATGGGGCCAAGTGCACTCGCTTCCAGCCCAGTGCCAAGAG GCGGTTCCGACGGCAGGACGTAAGGAACGGCGACCCCAGCACACTGTGTTCCGGGG ACTCATCCCACCCTGTGCTGCTGGAGCAGAAGGTGCTGGGTGTGGAGGGAGGTAGCGCCTTCCTGGAGTGTGAGGCCCGCTCGCTGCAGGCGCACGTGGAGTGGACCTTCCAGCGCGCGGGGGAGTCGGCCTACACTCAG CAGGTGCCTGCGGAGGAGCGAGCTGAGCGCACGAGGAGGGGATTGCTGCTGCGCCGGCTGCGGCGTGGGGACTCCGGCTTGTACCTGTGTGCAGCGGTGGAGCAGGGCTTTTCGCAGCCACTGCGTCGCCTAGCGCTGCACGTGCTGAGTGCAGCACAGGCTGAAAGACTGGCTCGGACCGAGGATACTGCGCCAGTCGCCCCGCCGGGCCCCAAGCTCTGGTACCGGGACTTTCTGCAGCTGGTGGAGCCCGGTGGTGGTGGTGCGAACTCCCTGCGAATGTGTCGCCCTCAGCCCGCGCCGCGCCCACAGGTCCCTGAGTCAAGGAGAAAGGGCCGCAACCGGAGGACACACGCCCCAGAGCTGCGGGCTGAGCGGGGCCCACGCAGCGCAGCGGACTGGTGA